The proteins below are encoded in one region of Hordeum vulgare subsp. vulgare chromosome 3H, MorexV3_pseudomolecules_assembly, whole genome shotgun sequence:
- the LOC123443186 gene encoding 30S ribosomal protein S6, translated as MPLYDCMLMVKPMVTKEAIAELVARVAARAYQRNGVVTDLKSFGKVHLGYGIRKLDGRHFQGQLLQMTMMVPPSFTQELHYLNKEDRLLRWLVVKHRDAVYGLEFINEDDGRYEMNSYHRNSSSIQDDDVDEYDADDDDDDDDDEYDVEEE; from the exons ATGCCGCTGTACGACTGCATGCTCATGGTGAAGCCGATGGTGACCAAGGAGGCCATCGCGGAGCTCGTGGCGCGGGTGGCGGCGCGCGCCTACCAGCGCAACGGCGTCGTCACCGATCTCAAATCCTTTGGCAAGGTGCACCTCGGCTATGGCATCAGGAAGCTCGACGGCCGCCACTTCCAG GGTCAACTTTTGCAAATGACCATGATGGTTCCACCTTCCTTTACTCAAGAACTGCACTATCTAAACAAGGAGGACCGTCTGCTTCGCTGGTTGGTGGTGAAGCACAGAGATGCGGTGTATGGTCTGGAGTTCATCAACGAGGATGACGGGAGGTACGAGATGAACAGTTACCACCGTAACAGTAGTAGCATTCAAGATGAcgatgttgatgaatatgacgccgatgacgatgacgatgacgatgatgacgagtacGATGTCGAGGAGGAGTAG